A stretch of Myroides oncorhynchi DNA encodes these proteins:
- a CDS encoding urease accessory protein UreF: protein MPEAFLGRLLHLSDPSLPIGGYTHSNGLETYVQNGMVCDKASADQYVRHNLWYNLKYNDAALMKLAYDATMLGNIEELVLLAQECNALKGPREIRQGSQKLGVRLYKIFSRYTSEESIVQAWGELIKQKEVYSHYCIMYGLFAAVMKVPLVEAMHAYYYNAAIGMVTNAVKLVPLGQLDGQDILYYLHDDLLQLSQESLDMDRSLIGLCNVGFDIRCMQHERLYSRIYLS from the coding sequence ATGCCAGAAGCATTTTTAGGTAGGTTATTACATTTATCTGATCCCTCTTTACCCATCGGTGGATATACCCATTCTAATGGTCTAGAGACGTATGTACAGAACGGAATGGTCTGTGACAAGGCTTCGGCAGATCAGTATGTAAGACATAATCTATGGTATAATCTAAAGTATAATGATGCTGCACTGATGAAGTTAGCCTATGATGCTACAATGCTAGGGAATATAGAAGAGCTAGTCTTGTTAGCTCAGGAGTGTAATGCTCTAAAAGGGCCAAGGGAAATAAGACAAGGTAGTCAGAAGCTAGGGGTGCGTCTATATAAGATATTTAGTCGATATACCAGTGAAGAGTCTATCGTACAAGCTTGGGGAGAATTAATCAAGCAAAAAGAAGTATATAGTCACTATTGTATTATGTATGGACTCTTCGCCGCAGTAATGAAAGTACCTTTAGTTGAAGCTATGCATGCATATTATTATAACGCCGCTATAGGTATGGTGACTAATGCCGTGAAGCTAGTTCCCTTAGGACAGCTAGATGGTCAAGATATCTTGTATTATTTACACGATGATTTGCTCCAACTCAGTCAAGAGAGTTTAGATATGGATAGAAGTCTTATCGGGCTGTGTAATGTGGGGTTTGATATTCGATGTATGCAACACGAACGCCTTTATTCAAGAATATACTTATCATAA
- a CDS encoding urease accessory protein UreE: MIVTKAIRNCASSELKQSIDYLYIEWHQTQRRIQRLVTANGTDISIRFLGKGQYLREGDVLYEAQDKVILVSILPCEAIVLTISDKFTLGLVAYEIGNKHLPLYVEGDSLCLPYERTMYDWMINSGYSPEIQQRQLRYPLNANVDFEQDKKFVFTPPKGGLTLKL; this comes from the coding sequence ATGATAGTAACAAAAGCAATCCGCAATTGTGCTTCTTCAGAGTTAAAACAGTCTATTGATTATTTGTATATAGAATGGCATCAGACACAGAGGCGCATTCAGCGTCTAGTGACTGCTAACGGTACAGATATCAGTATTCGCTTTTTAGGTAAAGGACAATATTTAAGAGAAGGAGATGTGCTGTATGAAGCGCAGGATAAGGTCATCTTAGTGTCTATTTTGCCCTGTGAGGCAATTGTCTTGACGATATCAGATAAGTTTACATTGGGATTAGTCGCCTATGAAATAGGGAATAAGCATTTGCCTCTTTATGTAGAGGGAGATAGCTTGTGTTTGCCTTATGAGAGGACGATGTATGATTGGATGATTAACAGTGGTTATTCCCCTGAAATACAACAACGACAATTGCGCTATCCATTGAATGCAAATGTTGACTTTGAGCAAGATAAGAAGTTTGTATTCACACCGCCAAAAGGTGGTTTAACATTAAAATTATAA
- the ureC gene encoding urease subunit alpha, whose amino-acid sequence MSLKVSRANYSAIFGPTVGDRVRLGDTEIIIEVEKDFASYGDESKFGGGKTVRDGMMQSSNHLSDEGVLDMVITGAIIIDHWGIVKGDIGIKDGKIVGVGRAGNPDTMDDVTPNMIIGASTEVHGAAGYIVTAGGIDTHIHYISPTQIETALYSGVTTMIGGGTGPADGTNATTVTPGKWGMKRMMQAVDHLPMNFGFFGKGNVGSEAPIIEQIEAGALGVKIHEDWGATPATIDRALSVADKYDVQVAIHTDTLNEGGFLEDTMQAINGRVIHTFHTEGAGGGHAPDIIKSAMYPNVLPASTNPTRPFTKNTIDEHLDMLMVCHHLSKDIPEDVAFADSRIRPETIAAEDILQDQGVFSIMSSDSQAMGRVGEVVTRTWQTADKMKKQIGSLAEDEGTGNDNYRAKRYVAKYTINPAIAHGVSNYIGSIEPGKIADLVIWKPALFGAKPEMILKGGMIAASKMGDANASIPTPQPIILRTMYGGLGKAVTQTCFNFVSQVSLEKGIQEEYGVARTLLPVKNCRNISKADMIHNSATPEITVNPENYEVSIDGKKITCQPIDEVALGQRYFLF is encoded by the coding sequence ATGAGTTTAAAAGTAAGTAGAGCAAATTACAGTGCTATTTTCGGCCCTACAGTAGGGGATCGAGTGCGCTTAGGTGATACAGAGATAATCATCGAAGTAGAGAAAGACTTCGCTAGCTATGGTGATGAAAGCAAGTTCGGTGGAGGAAAAACAGTGCGTGATGGAATGATGCAGTCGTCTAATCACTTAAGTGATGAAGGCGTACTAGATATGGTGATTACAGGAGCGATTATTATCGACCATTGGGGAATAGTCAAAGGAGATATCGGTATTAAAGATGGTAAGATAGTAGGTGTAGGTAGAGCAGGTAACCCTGATACGATGGATGATGTGACGCCTAATATGATTATTGGAGCTTCTACAGAAGTACATGGAGCTGCAGGTTATATCGTGACAGCAGGAGGGATAGACACGCACATTCACTATATCAGCCCTACGCAGATAGAGACTGCCTTATACAGTGGTGTGACTACGATGATCGGTGGAGGTACAGGACCAGCTGATGGAACTAATGCCACTACGGTGACTCCAGGTAAATGGGGAATGAAGCGTATGATGCAAGCAGTAGATCACTTGCCGATGAACTTCGGATTCTTTGGAAAAGGGAATGTAGGTTCTGAGGCGCCTATCATCGAGCAGATAGAAGCAGGTGCATTAGGAGTGAAGATACACGAGGATTGGGGTGCTACTCCTGCTACTATAGACAGAGCCTTATCTGTAGCAGATAAGTATGATGTGCAAGTAGCGATACACACAGATACCTTAAATGAAGGAGGGTTCTTAGAAGATACGATGCAGGCGATTAACGGTCGTGTGATTCATACCTTCCACACAGAGGGAGCAGGAGGAGGACACGCACCTGATATTATCAAATCTGCGATGTACCCAAATGTACTACCAGCATCGACTAACCCAACTCGCCCATTTACCAAGAACACCATCGATGAGCACTTAGATATGCTGATGGTATGTCACCACTTGAGTAAAGATATCCCGGAGGATGTTGCTTTTGCTGATTCTCGTATTCGCCCTGAGACTATAGCTGCGGAAGATATCTTACAAGACCAAGGTGTGTTTAGTATTATGAGTTCTGACTCTCAAGCGATGGGACGTGTAGGTGAGGTAGTTACTAGAACATGGCAAACTGCAGATAAGATGAAGAAACAGATCGGTAGCTTAGCTGAGGATGAAGGTACGGGTAATGATAACTATAGAGCGAAGCGCTATGTAGCGAAGTACACGATTAATCCTGCTATTGCACATGGTGTGTCTAACTATATCGGTTCTATCGAGCCAGGTAAGATAGCAGATCTAGTGATATGGAAGCCTGCATTATTTGGGGCTAAGCCAGAGATGATCCTAAAAGGAGGAATGATCGCTGCCTCTAAGATGGGGGATGCCAACGCATCTATCCCTACGCCTCAACCTATCATACTTAGAACGATGTATGGTGGACTGGGTAAGGCAGTGACACAGACTTGTTTTAACTTCGTGTCTCAAGTATCATTAGAGAAGGGAATACAAGAAGAATATGGCGTAGCTAGAACACTTCTACCAGTTAAGAATTGTCGTAATATCTCTAAAGCAGATATGATTCACAATAGTGCAACTCCTGAGATTACGGTTAACCCTGAGAACTATGAGGTGAGTATAGACGGTAAGAAGATTACTTGTCAGCCGATCGATGAGGTGGCATTGGGACAACGATATTTCTTGTTTTAA
- a CDS encoding urease subunit beta, which translates to MVPGEYFIKDEDIICNEGREITTITVVNKGDRPIQVGSHYHFFEVNKMMEFDRAAAFGKRLNIIASTAVRFEPGEEKEVDLVPYAGARKVYGHNDLANGETISEEAKAKAMKRVEKQYFKNKAL; encoded by the coding sequence ATGGTACCAGGAGAGTATTTTATTAAAGACGAAGATATTATCTGTAATGAAGGTAGAGAGATTACCACAATTACAGTTGTCAATAAAGGAGATAGACCAATACAGGTAGGGTCTCATTATCACTTCTTTGAAGTGAATAAGATGATGGAGTTTGACCGTGCAGCAGCATTTGGTAAACGCCTAAACATTATCGCAAGTACTGCTGTTCGTTTTGAGCCAGGAGAAGAGAAGGAAGTAGACTTGGTACCTTATGCAGGTGCGCGTAAAGTATACGGACATAATGATCTAGCCAATGGAGAGACTATCTCAGAGGAAGCAAAAGCGAAGGCAATGAAACGAGTGGAGAAACAGTACTTTAAAAACAAGGCATTATGA
- the ureA gene encoding urease subunit gamma, whose amino-acid sequence MHLLPRETEKLLLHLAGELAKKRRARGLKLNYPESIAYISSELLEAARDGRTVADLMQYGATLLTREDVMDGIAEMIHDVQIEATFPDGTKLVTVHNPIR is encoded by the coding sequence ATGCATTTATTACCGAGAGAGACGGAAAAATTGCTTTTGCACTTAGCTGGTGAGCTAGCGAAGAAGCGCAGGGCTAGAGGGTTAAAACTTAATTACCCAGAGTCGATAGCTTATATCAGTAGTGAGTTACTTGAAGCGGCTAGAGACGGAAGAACAGTAGCTGACTTAATGCAGTATGGCGCGACGTTATTAACGCGCGAAGATGTAATGGATGGGATAGCAGAGATGATCCACGATGTGCAGATAGAAGCTACATTCCCTGATGGTACCAAGTTAGTGACGGTACATAACCCTATTCGATAA
- a CDS encoding OsmC family protein, whose translation MKTHNYQATIKWTGNKGTGTDNYKNYERNHTISIENKIDILSSSDPAFRGDKTKHNPEDLFISSLSSCHMLWYLHFCSVNNIVVVEYTDYVTGIMIEEGDGKGRFIEVTLHPTIVVTSTEMVQKAKELDHKANEYCFIANSVNFPVKHSPTVLVRE comes from the coding sequence ATGAAAACACACAACTATCAAGCTACCATTAAATGGACAGGTAACAAAGGAACAGGCACAGATAACTATAAAAACTATGAAAGAAATCATACGATTAGCATTGAAAATAAAATAGATATCCTCAGCTCATCTGACCCTGCTTTTAGAGGAGATAAGACAAAGCACAATCCTGAGGATTTGTTTATTTCTTCTCTGTCTTCATGCCATATGCTGTGGTACTTACACTTCTGTTCTGTAAACAATATTGTAGTAGTAGAATACACAGATTATGTAACAGGTATAATGATAGAAGAAGGGGATGGTAAAGGTAGATTTATTGAAGTCACACTCCATCCTACTATTGTAGTCACCTCTACTGAAATGGTACAAAAAGCTAAAGAATTAGACCACAAAGCCAATGAGTATTGCTTCATCGCAAACTCAGTCAACTTTCCTGTTAAACACAGTCCTACTGTGCTTGTAAGAGAATAA
- a CDS encoding erythromycin esterase family protein, with protein MQPNQIRLFHCLLLLIINGLNTSISYAQNTLIVNDIANKHIVALGDASHTDYTASKLRVDLIKELVEQHNFKIIALESNLYEVYQAFEQYKIIDHIETINSAIYFNMRNKPLKELFHYLREQNEKGNTVKVVGFDSAFSGDYSDSVFTTSITETLNNSSLNCTSISPKEFEKHFKNLTITNLKALFRTKKDYNIVYDYLQCYLTQIESNPILQQALTNLTKIIDAKKNKVNSDNHRDQLMFENILTLKKLYPNEKMILFGSSTHFIRKPKAIESSFMQNNRITLGSLLADKFKDDYAFIAYTAINGNTLGFYGKKHKLKDAIPNSIEQIITLNHNTETPFYYLSKDDKVFTQVEYTRFLGNTFQKMNIEEIIDGLVLIRDNNTEN; from the coding sequence ATGCAACCAAACCAGATTAGACTCTTTCACTGTCTACTATTATTGATCATAAACGGTCTTAATACATCTATTAGCTATGCTCAAAACACACTTATTGTCAACGACATAGCTAATAAGCACATAGTAGCTCTTGGAGATGCAAGTCATACTGATTACACTGCTAGTAAACTAAGAGTAGACCTAATTAAAGAACTAGTAGAACAACACAATTTCAAAATCATTGCTCTTGAATCTAACTTATATGAGGTATATCAAGCTTTTGAACAATACAAAATCATTGACCATATTGAAACAATCAATAGTGCCATTTATTTCAATATGAGAAACAAACCGCTTAAAGAATTATTTCATTATTTAAGAGAACAGAATGAAAAAGGCAATACAGTCAAAGTAGTTGGGTTTGACTCTGCATTTTCAGGTGACTATTCAGATAGCGTTTTTACAACATCTATAACAGAAACTCTCAATAATTCCTCACTAAATTGTACATCTATATCACCTAAAGAGTTCGAAAAACACTTTAAAAACTTAACTATTACTAATCTAAAAGCATTGTTTCGTACTAAAAAAGATTACAACATTGTCTATGACTATCTTCAATGCTATCTAACACAAATTGAAAGTAATCCTATATTACAACAAGCTTTAACCAATCTTACAAAGATAATAGATGCTAAAAAAAACAAGGTTAATTCAGACAATCATAGAGACCAATTGATGTTTGAGAATATCCTAACCCTAAAGAAACTATATCCCAACGAAAAAATGATTTTATTTGGGTCCTCTACTCATTTTATAAGAAAACCGAAAGCCATTGAATCTTCTTTTATGCAAAACAATAGAATCACTTTAGGCTCTTTGTTAGCCGACAAGTTTAAAGATGATTATGCATTCATCGCTTACACAGCCATTAACGGAAATACTCTAGGGTTTTATGGCAAGAAACACAAACTGAAAGATGCTATACCAAATTCTATAGAACAAATAATTACTCTAAACCATAACACAGAAACACCTTTCTATTACCTTAGTAAAGATGATAAAGTATTTACTCAAGTAGAATATACTCGTTTTTTAGGGAATACATTCCAAAAAATGAATATTGAAGAAATAATTGATGGTTTAGTATTAATTAGAGATAACAATACTGAAAACTAG
- a CDS encoding TonB-dependent siderophore receptor: MKTYLHKSGIIAISLLLPYLTIAQTSHRVIGRLVGEKNNPVAYAVVMIGNDNVEESDVKGEFTTVDQVAFPLLLQINAMGYKQKFVELNEENYKEAKGIVIKLEENPNELEEIVVTSRRNNSYLSNSTVLGGKYTGKIKDLPQSISIVSSELMEDKQAFQVADVIPDLAGVTQASVYDEFVIRGFKSGYDNGIRLINGMRSAYGFGESYYRSPMTINFESIEVLKGPGASLFGDIAPGGTINMVTKKPLEEHKGVINFSAGSFETLRTTVDVGGPLDKDKKILYRLNAGYESSKTFRDINNRKNFAVAPSFTFKPMEGTTFDVDLVFDQFNGYLDRGMSTKGGDLYALPRTFTLSQPSDYFKTKTTTLSGRLTQRIVDNVNLHVSYMKSIYEEDLNEHRTLNTYANPPQNTVVNLRFFDRHGKEYTDNFVSYLKWDKYGKNIDHHIVVGVDYAQYKGDKNSYQREARSKKENGEVVALTFDMNNPVYQGADITNYVWRSNTQYPFMSPYKSTGVYIQDQISVGERLKMVLGLRHESYKSESTDTKVPFTATQNAWLPRVGLTYLINDKINYFASYSQGYVPVAANFVANYKDYGADSAFKSEKSFQVETGFKTGFFDNQLQMDLSVFRIERRDMLIGTGQLTEAGLPVYRQSGRVISQGVELDMRGQITKEFQIMANYTYNDTEVKESAIASEEGQLLPGAPKNSGSIWLKYVFSDTALKGLGFGAGAYYVDQRRLSESVGKDAQGNAQWGYLPAYMTANAAVYYHLDKFKLAVNVNNIFDKYYFLGGFDYTRVFAGAPRNVMVSLGYHF, translated from the coding sequence ATGAAAACATATTTACATAAATCAGGAATAATAGCTATCTCGCTATTACTTCCTTACTTAACTATTGCTCAGACTTCTCATCGAGTGATTGGTCGATTAGTTGGCGAAAAGAATAATCCTGTGGCGTATGCTGTAGTGATGATTGGCAACGATAACGTAGAAGAGAGCGATGTGAAAGGGGAGTTTACTACTGTTGATCAAGTAGCGTTTCCGCTGTTATTACAGATTAATGCTATGGGGTATAAGCAGAAGTTCGTAGAGCTGAATGAAGAGAATTATAAAGAGGCTAAGGGGATTGTCATTAAGTTAGAGGAGAACCCTAATGAATTAGAAGAAATAGTCGTTACTTCTAGAAGAAACAACTCTTATTTGTCCAACTCAACGGTGTTAGGAGGAAAGTATACAGGGAAGATAAAAGATTTGCCTCAGTCTATCTCTATTGTCTCTAGTGAGCTAATGGAAGATAAACAAGCGTTCCAAGTAGCAGATGTAATCCCTGATTTGGCAGGTGTAACACAGGCATCTGTGTATGATGAGTTCGTGATACGCGGTTTTAAAAGTGGGTATGACAACGGGATTAGATTAATCAACGGTATGCGTTCTGCTTATGGTTTTGGAGAGAGTTATTATCGTTCTCCGATGACCATCAACTTTGAGAGTATCGAAGTCTTAAAAGGACCAGGAGCTTCTCTATTTGGAGATATTGCACCCGGGGGAACGATTAATATGGTAACGAAGAAACCATTAGAAGAGCACAAGGGTGTGATTAACTTCTCGGCAGGTAGCTTTGAGACATTGAGAACGACTGTTGATGTAGGAGGACCTCTTGATAAGGATAAGAAAATACTCTATCGTTTAAACGCAGGGTATGAAAGTTCTAAGACGTTTAGAGATATTAATAACCGCAAGAACTTTGCAGTTGCACCTTCGTTTACCTTTAAACCAATGGAGGGAACGACGTTTGATGTTGACTTGGTATTTGACCAATTCAATGGATATTTAGACAGAGGAATGAGTACTAAAGGAGGGGATTTATATGCCTTGCCACGTACCTTTACGCTTAGCCAACCATCAGATTACTTTAAGACAAAGACTACAACACTTAGTGGACGTTTAACGCAACGCATCGTAGATAATGTGAACCTACACGTGAGCTATATGAAGTCGATCTATGAGGAGGACTTAAACGAACATAGAACGTTAAATACCTATGCTAATCCACCTCAGAACACAGTGGTTAACTTGCGTTTCTTTGACCGTCACGGTAAGGAGTACACAGATAACTTCGTGTCATACTTAAAATGGGATAAATATGGTAAGAACATAGATCACCATATCGTAGTAGGAGTAGACTATGCACAGTATAAGGGTGATAAGAATAGTTACCAACGCGAGGCTCGTAGCAAGAAAGAGAACGGAGAAGTAGTAGCCTTGACTTTTGATATGAATAACCCTGTTTACCAAGGGGCGGATATTACTAACTATGTATGGAGATCAAATACACAATATCCGTTTATGAGTCCATATAAAAGTACAGGAGTTTATATCCAAGATCAGATCTCTGTAGGAGAGCGCTTAAAGATGGTATTAGGACTTAGACACGAGAGTTATAAGTCAGAGAGTACTGATACTAAGGTTCCTTTTACAGCTACTCAAAATGCTTGGTTACCTAGAGTGGGACTTACTTATCTAATCAATGATAAGATTAACTACTTCGCTAGTTATTCTCAGGGGTATGTACCTGTGGCGGCTAATTTCGTAGCTAACTATAAAGACTATGGTGCAGACAGTGCGTTCAAATCAGAGAAGAGTTTCCAAGTAGAAACAGGGTTTAAGACAGGCTTCTTTGACAATCAATTGCAAATGGACTTGTCTGTATTTAGAATAGAGCGAAGAGATATGCTTATTGGTACAGGTCAATTGACAGAAGCAGGACTACCTGTGTACAGACAGTCAGGTAGAGTAATCTCTCAAGGAGTAGAACTAGATATGAGAGGGCAGATCACTAAAGAGTTTCAGATTATGGCGAACTACACCTATAATGACACTGAAGTAAAAGAGTCAGCAATCGCCTCAGAAGAGGGACAGTTATTACCTGGGGCTCCTAAAAACTCAGGAAGTATATGGTTAAAGTATGTCTTCTCTGATACAGCGCTTAAAGGATTAGGATTCGGAGCAGGTGCTTACTATGTAGATCAGCGCAGACTAAGTGAAAGCGTAGGTAAAGATGCTCAGGGCAATGCTCAGTGGGGATACTTACCTGCTTATATGACTGCTAATGCAGCGGTGTATTACCACTTAGACAAGTTTAAACTAGCGGTGAATGTGAATAATATCTTCGATAAGTATTACTTCCTTGGAGGGTTTGATTATACGAGAGTATTCGCAGGGGCACCTCGTAATGTGATGGTGTCTTTAGGATATCACTTTTAG
- a CDS encoding GNAT family N-acetyltransferase, with product MEDIQISKVEESQAECIKQYVKAFRIGLFPMLDPDKVPQDIVEFTSTYITSDSGAFLCARDKEDIIVGVIGMMPYDYRFDYLDYKDQRTVEVARLFVEPAYRRSGLATKLFNALLEVAKQKGIEILYLHTHPFLTGAFEYWQKQGFELVTTSIDGGFTTLHMEAQL from the coding sequence ATGGAAGATATTCAAATTAGCAAAGTAGAGGAGAGTCAAGCGGAGTGTATTAAACAATACGTCAAAGCATTTCGAATAGGGTTATTTCCTATGTTAGATCCGGATAAAGTTCCTCAAGATATTGTTGAGTTTACCTCTACCTATATCACTTCAGATAGTGGAGCATTCTTATGCGCTAGAGATAAAGAAGATATTATAGTAGGAGTTATCGGGATGATGCCTTATGATTACCGATTTGATTACCTTGATTATAAAGATCAACGCACAGTAGAAGTCGCTCGTCTATTCGTAGAGCCTGCCTATAGAAGATCAGGATTAGCAACCAAATTGTTTAACGCCTTATTAGAAGTAGCGAAGCAGAAAGGGATAGAGATACTATACTTACATACACATCCTTTCTTAACAGGTGCGTTTGAGTATTGGCAAAAACAAGGCTTTGAATTGGTGACTACCTCTATAGATGGTGGATTTACTACACTTCACATGGAAGCACAGTTGTAA
- a CDS encoding ABC transporter ATP-binding protein, protein MIEISELSFSYDKEIVLDNVNASFEKGKLSIILGRNGSGKSTMFNILAGLEKKYHGKVCFDGQERKTIKLGKEQHIRIGFLNQFHQTTFPFTVKEVILTGRASFAKFAPAEQDFQEVVDILSRFQLLHLIDKPYTSLSGGERQLVLLCRVLVQKPEVLMLDEPTNHLDLHYQVAVLKCIKQLAEEGTTILCVMHDPNLAFMYGERFYLMQNKQLVDIQAIQGEELHKLLEDTYQLPLHRIDNQGKVMFMPLI, encoded by the coding sequence ATGATTGAGATAAGTGAATTGTCATTTTCTTATGACAAAGAGATTGTACTAGATAATGTTAATGCAAGCTTCGAGAAAGGGAAGCTATCTATTATCCTTGGTCGAAATGGCAGTGGGAAGTCTACGATGTTTAATATCCTAGCAGGTTTAGAAAAGAAGTATCACGGCAAGGTGTGCTTTGATGGACAAGAACGCAAAACGATTAAACTAGGCAAAGAACAGCATATCCGCATAGGGTTCTTAAATCAGTTTCATCAGACTACTTTTCCCTTTACAGTGAAAGAGGTTATTCTAACAGGGAGGGCTTCTTTTGCGAAGTTTGCTCCTGCAGAACAGGATTTTCAAGAGGTAGTCGATATATTATCTCGCTTTCAGTTATTGCATTTGATAGACAAGCCTTATACGTCCCTTTCAGGAGGAGAACGTCAGCTAGTCTTATTATGTCGAGTGTTAGTACAGAAGCCTGAAGTGCTGATGTTAGACGAACCAACGAATCACTTGGATTTGCACTATCAAGTAGCAGTGCTCAAATGTATTAAACAACTTGCTGAAGAAGGCACTACCATCTTATGTGTGATGCACGATCCTAACCTTGCGTTTATGTATGGAGAGCGTTTTTACTTGATGCAAAATAAGCAATTGGTAGATATTCAAGCTATCCAAGGAGAGGAGCTGCACAAGCTTTTAGAAGATACATATCAACTGCCGTTGCATAGAATAGATAATCAAGGGAAGGTGATGTTTATGCCTTTAATATAA
- a CDS encoding FecCD family ABC transporter permease, translating to MRYSIKVALLWIGPILLLIGSLMLGTTGNLSPSELVAYIIKAISHSGITTDPVETILWKVRLPRIILTFMVGASLAVSGGVLQAIFRNPIVDPFTLGISSGAAFGAALAMLFPFISINLSAFAFGICAVALTYTVSYAGSRTSIVSMVLSGIIVSGVFTALLTLLQYMSDPYKLQAIVQWTMGNLHTASWAKVQTAFVPIVVGLVVIILLRWKLNLLSLGDNEALAVGVNPKYLKLVLICVATMITASSVAAVGVVSLFGLIVPHMSRMVFGPNNNIGVWANISIGGSFLLLIDDFSRAVMPFEIPVGVFTMIIGAPIFIYLMKKSLTSWNA from the coding sequence ATGAGATATAGCATAAAGGTTGCGTTATTATGGATAGGACCTATCTTGTTATTAATAGGTTCGCTGATGCTCGGGACGACAGGTAATCTATCTCCAAGCGAATTAGTAGCTTATATCATTAAGGCGATTAGTCATAGTGGTATCACTACAGATCCTGTGGAGACTATTCTGTGGAAAGTGCGTCTGCCTCGTATTATCTTAACCTTTATGGTAGGAGCTTCACTAGCGGTATCAGGAGGAGTTCTACAAGCTATCTTTCGCAACCCTATCGTAGATCCGTTTACACTTGGTATCTCTTCAGGAGCTGCCTTCGGAGCCGCCTTAGCGATGTTATTCCCTTTTATCTCTATTAATCTATCTGCTTTTGCTTTTGGGATATGTGCAGTAGCCTTAACCTACACGGTATCCTATGCGGGTAGTCGTACTTCTATTGTGAGTATGGTCTTATCGGGGATTATCGTATCAGGAGTATTTACGGCCTTGTTGACTTTGTTGCAATATATGAGTGACCCGTATAAGTTGCAAGCGATAGTACAATGGACGATGGGTAACCTACACACAGCCTCTTGGGCTAAAGTACAGACAGCCTTTGTGCCTATTGTAGTAGGTCTAGTTGTTATCATCCTCTTGCGTTGGAAACTTAACCTTTTGTCTTTAGGAGATAATGAAGCTTTAGCCGTAGGGGTGAACCCTAAGTATTTAAAGCTTGTTCTTATTTGCGTTGCGACGATGATTACAGCTTCTTCAGTAGCAGCAGTAGGAGTGGTTAGCTTATTTGGATTAATAGTACCGCATATGAGTAGAATGGTGTTTGGACCGAATAACAATATTGGCGTTTGGGCTAATATCAGTATAGGAGGTTCTTTTCTATTGTTGATAGATGATTTCTCTCGTGCTGTAATGCCTTTTGAGATTCCAGTAGGCGTGTTTACGATGATTATAGGTGCCCCTATATTTATTTATTTGATGAAGAAGAGTTTAACGAGTTGGAACGCATAA